In Morococcus cerebrosus, a single genomic region encodes these proteins:
- a CDS encoding cupin, with product MPDTHTIRSAEFTASREWGALDIANMNGTTVRLHWTDQPYKWHVNDGEEVFAVMDGEVDMHYRENGEEHIVRLKSGDIFYAGIGTEHVTHPCGEARILVIEKEGSV from the coding sequence ATGCCCGACACGCACACGATCCGCTCCGCCGAATTTACTGCTTCCCGCGAATGGGGCGCACTCGACATCGCCAATATGAACGGCACTACCGTGCGCCTGCACTGGACGGACCAGCCCTACAAATGGCACGTCAACGACGGCGAGGAAGTGTTTGCCGTGATGGACGGCGAAGTCGATATGCACTACCGAGAAAACGGCGAAGAACACATTGTTCGGTTGAAAAGCGGCGACATCTTCTACGCAGGAATCGGCACGGAACACGTCACCCATCCGTGCGGCGAAGCGCGGATTTTGGTGATCGAGAAAGAAGGCAGCGTTTGA
- a CDS encoding chorismate mutase: MVKDKLPQTLDEVREAIDGLDKELIELLARRQKLVRQAGRLKPKNDMQAVSAPERVAQVIASRRAYAEKAGLSPEVAEAVWRSMIDAFIKLEMETNRTDGA, from the coding sequence ATGGTTAAAGACAAATTACCGCAAACCCTAGACGAAGTCCGTGAAGCCATCGACGGTTTGGACAAGGAATTAATAGAATTGCTCGCCCGCCGGCAGAAGCTGGTACGGCAGGCAGGCCGTCTGAAACCTAAAAACGATATGCAGGCGGTTTCCGCGCCCGAACGGGTGGCGCAAGTGATTGCCTCGCGCCGCGCCTATGCCGAAAAGGCTGGTTTGTCGCCCGAAGTAGCCGAAGCAGTTTGGCGCAGTATGATTGATGCGTTCATTAAACTGGAGATGGAAACCAACCGTACCGACGGGGCGTAG